From the Micromonospora echinospora genome, the window GGCGGGACGACGACGCAACAGGCCTACGCGCACTTCCCGCACGGACCCGACCTGCCGTTCACCGGCCGCACGCCGCCGGGATCGGCGCCGTCGGGCCGCGACCCGACCGGGCACCCGCCCGCGCATTGGTCCAGCCGACCCGGCGCATTTCCCCGGCACCCCGTCGCACACCGCAGAGAATTGGCGCGCCGACGGGCCGGCCGCGATCCCGGCCCACCAGCGGCAACAGGACCATCACCCAACCTTGACAGATCTAACTAAGGTTAGGTTAACCTAACCGCCATGAGTGGTCGGGACAGTCACGTCGAGGGTCTGCGCGGCGTGGATCTGCGTCTGGGTTACCACGGGGCGACCGTGGTCCACGACGCCGCCATCACGTTGCGTCCCGGCGCGGTGACCGCCCTGGTGGGGCCGAACGGCAGCGGCAAGTCGACGCTGCTGCGCGGACTCGCCCGGCTCCACCCGCTGGAACACGGCGAGGTGCAGCTCGCCGACGGCACCTCGGCCCGGACGCTCACGGCCCGGGAGTTCGCCCGCCGGGTGACGCTGCTGGCCCAGAGCCGACCCACCCCCAGCGGGGTCACCGTCCGGGACGTGGTCGGCTACGGCCGGCACCCGTACCGGGGACGCTGGCGGGCCGGCGACCCCGACGGTCCGGCCATGGTCGACCGGGCCATGGCGACCACCGGCGTCACCGCGATGGCGGACCGACCGGTCGACGAACTCTCCGGCGGGGAGTTGCAGCGGGTCTGGCTGGCCACCTGTCTGGCCCAGGACACCGGCGTGCTGCTGCTCGACGAGCCGACCACCTTCCTCGACCTGCGCTACCAGGTCGAGATCCTCGACCTGATGCGGGACCTCGCCGACGACGACCGGGTCGCCGTCGGTGTCGTCCTGCACGACCTCAACCAGGCCGCCGCCGTCGCCGACGAGGTGGTGCTCCTGCACGCCGGACGCGTCCGGGCCACCGGCTCTCCCGCCGATGTCCTGACCGAGGAGGCCCTGACCGAGACGTACGGCATCCGCATCGAGGTGACCGTCGACCCGCTCAACGGGCTCCTCAGCACCCGACCCGTCGGCCGGCACTCGACCAGGTCCCTCGCCTGACCCGCCAACCGAACCACGAGCAGAGAAGACGTCATGATGCGTACCCGCGCGACCCTCCTGGTCGCCGCCGTCGCCGCGCTGGCACTGGGTGCCTGCGGCACCACCGAAGACCCGGCCGCGAGCCCCTCCGCCTCCGACGCCGCGTCCAGCGGCCCGGTGACCGTCACCGACAGCCGGGGCAAGGCCGTCACCCTCAAGGCGCCGGCCACCAAGGTCGTCGCGCTGGAGTGGGCCGAGGCCGAGATCCTGGCCAGCCTGGGTGTCATGCCGGCCGGCGTGGCCGACCCCAAGGGTTACGCCACCTGGGTCACCTCCGTGAAGCTCGACGGCACCGTCAAGGACGTCGGCACCCGGGGCGAGCCCAGCGTCGACTCGATCGTCGCGCTCCAGCCCGACCTGGTCGTGATGGCGGACGACCGGGGCGGCGCGGTCGTCTCGCAGCTGGAGAAGTACGTCCCGGTGCTGGTCACCAAGGCCAGCGACGCCAAGGACAACATCGGCCGGATGCGGTCGGACGTGACCATGATCGCCCAGGCGACCGGTAAGACCGCCGAGGGCGAGAAGCTGCTCGCCGACTTCGACGCCGCGATCGCCGACGGCAAGAAGAAGATCGCCGACGCCGGGGCGGCCGGGCGGCAGTTCACCGTCGCCGACGGCTGGAAGGACGGCAGCAACGTCACCGTCCGGATGTTCGGTCAGGGCGCCTTCGTCTCCCAGATCGGCATCCAGCTCGGCCTGAAGAACGCCTGGACCGGCAAGGTCGACGAGGTGTGGGGGCTGGGCCAGACCGACGTCGAGGGCCTGACCGTCCTCAAGGGCCAGGACCTGACCTTCTTCTACAACGCCTCGGACGGCGACGACGTCTTCAAGGACGGCCTCGCCGGCAACGCGATCTGGAAGTCGCTGCCCTTCGTGCAGCAGAACAAGCTGCACCGGATGCCGGACGGCATCTGGACCTTCGGCGGGCCGCTCTCCGGCAAGCAGTACGTCGACGAGTTCGTGAAGGTCTACACGGCTTGAGCCAGCTCAGCACGCCCGTTCGTCCGGGAGCGGCCACCACGGCCGTCCCGGGCGGACCGCTCGCCCCCTCCCGCGTCGTCACCGCCTTCGTCCTCGCCGTCGGTCTCGTCCTGGTGATCACGGCGGTGCACCTGACCCAGGGCACCTCCACCGTCGGCGCGCTCGACCTGCTGCGCCTGCTCGTCGGCTCGGACGACGAGGCGGCCCGGGTGCTGGTCGCCTCCCGGATCCCCCGGCTGCTCGCCGGACTCGCCGTCGGCGTCGCGCTCGGCTTCGCCGGGGCCGCCCTCCAGTCCCTGGCCCGCAACCCGCTGGCGTCCCCGGACACCCTCGCGGTCAACGCCGGGGCGCACCTGGCGATCGTGACCGTGGCGGCGTTCGGCATCTCGCTGCCGGTGTTCTCCTCCGGCGTGATCGCCTTCGTCGGTGGCCTGCTCGCCGCCGGCCTGGTGCTGACGCTCGCCACCGGCGGCCAGGCCGCCACCACCCGGCTGATCCTCGCCGGTTCGGCCACCGCGCTCGCCCTGAGCTCCGTCACCATGCTGCTGATGCTCCTCTTCGAGCAGGCCACGATCGGTCTGTTCGCCTGGGGCAACGGCTCGCTGGTGCAGGCCGACCTGGCGGCGTTCACCCAGCTCGCCCCGGTGATCGCGATCGCCGCCGCGCTGCTGGTCGCCCTCGGACACCGGATGGACGTGCTCGCCCTCGGCGACGACACCGCCACCGTGCTCGGACTGGACGTCCGACGCACCCGCCTCCTGGTGGTCGTGCTCGCCGTCCTGCTCTCCGCCGCCGCGGTGACCCTCGCCGGGCCGATCGGCTTCGTCGGGCTCTGCGCCCCGGTGATCGTCCGGCTGCTCGGCCGGATCGTCCCCGGCGTGCACCGGCACCGGGTCCTGCTGCCGCTCTCCGGCCTGGCCGGCGTGGTCATCGTGCTCGGCTCCGACGTGCTGCTGCGGGCCGTCCTCGGCGGGCAGGCCGGAGTGGACGTGCCGACCGGTGTGGTCACCACCCTCTTCGGCGCGGTCCTGATGGTGTGGCTGGCCCGCCGCTACCGGGACGCCGGTCCCACCCGTCGCCCGCCCGGCGGGCACGCGGCGGTGCGGTCCCGCACCTTCCATCTCGGCGTGGTCACCGCCGCCGCCCTGGTCACCGTCGCCGCGGTGGTGGTCGGCATGCTCTTCGGGGACACCTGGGTGCTCCTCGGCGACGTGGTCAACTGGGTGCAGGGACGGACCGGTCCGGCGTACACCTTCGTGCTGGACCAGCGCTGGCCCCGGGTCGCGGCGGCGCTGCTGGCCGGCGCGGCTCTCGCGGTCGCCGGCACCACCGTGCAGGCGGTCTGCCGCAACCCGCTCGCCGAGCCGGGCATCCTCGGCATCACCGGTGGCGCCGGCATCGGCGCGGTGGCGCTGCTGACCTTCGTCCCGCTGGCCGGGGTCGCGGCCATCTCCGGAGCCGCCGGGCTCGGCGCGATCCTGGCGTTCGCCCTGGTCTACGGGCTGGCCCGGCAGGGCGGCCTCAGCTCCGACCGCCTGGTGCTGATCGGCTTCGCGGTCTGGCAGGGCGGCACCGCCATCATCACCTTCATCATCGTCACCTCCGACCCGTGGAACACCGGCAAGGCGCTGACCTGGCTCTCCGGCTCCACCTACGGCCGGACCGCCCCGCAGATCCTCCCGGTGGCGATCGCGCTGCTGCTCAGCATCCCGGCCGTCGTCGCGGCCCGGCGGGAACTCGACCTGCTCTCGCTGGACGACGACACCCCCCGGGTGCTCGGCGTCCGGCTGGAGCGCACCCGGCTGCTCGCCCTGGGCGCGGCGGCGCTGCTCACCTCGACGGCGGTCAGCGCGGTCGGCGTGATCGGCTTCGTCGGGCTGGTCGCCCCACACGCCGCCCGGGCCCTGGTCGGCGGTCGCCACTCGCGGGTGCTGCCGGTCGCCGTGCTGCTCGGCGCGGCCCTGGTCAGCCTCGCCGACACCCTCGGCCGCACGGTCATCGCTCCCGCCCAGGTCCCCGCCGGCCTGGTCACCGCGCTGGTCGGCACCCCCTACTTCGTCTGGTTGCTGTGGCGCTCGCGCGGCGCGGCGACCGGGCCGCGATGAGTTCCCGACCGGTGGTCCGGCACCCGTACCGGACCACCGCGCACCGATAAAGGAAGGCCGTCATGCCGAGCACCCTCTCCGTCGCCCCCTGGCGCGTCTTCGCCGTCGAGGTCCGTGCGCTGCGCCGGCTCAGCCCGTCGTTCCTGCGGGTAACCTTCAGCGGCCCGGACCTGGACCGGTTCGCCGACAACGGGTACGACCAGCGGATCAAGGTGGCGCTGCCGCGCACCGGCGAGACGGCGGCCGAACTGCCGCACGGCGCCGACTGGTACCAGCAGTGGCGGACGCTGCCGGAGGAGTCGCGCTGCCACATCCGGACGTACACGGTCCGGGCGGTCCGGCAGGACGTCCAGGAGGTGGACGTCGACCTGGTGCTGCACGGCGACGGCGGACCGGCCACCCGGTGGGCGCGACGGGCCCGGCTCGGCGACCGGCTCGCCCTGGTGGGCCCGGACGCCGGGTACGACGGCGTGCACGGCGGGGTCGAGTTCCGGCCCCCGGCGGTCGGGACGCTGCTGCTCGCCGGGGACGAGACGGCCGCCCCGGCGATCTGCGCCATCCTGGAACGGCTGCCGGCCAACGCCCGGGGCCACGCCCTGATCGAGGTGCCCGACACCGGCGACGTCCTGCCGGTGAGCGCTCCGTCCGGCGTGACGGTGACCTGGCTGCCCCGGATCGGCGCGGCCCACGGCAGCCGGCTCGCCCCGACCGTGGCGGCGCTCGCCGGGGAACTGCTGCCGGCCGCCCGGCCCGCTCTCGCGCTGGCCGGCGTACCGGCCGGGTCGCTGGCCGAGGTGGACGTCGACCGGGACATCCTCTGGGAGGTGCCGGACGTGCCCCCCGCCGCCCCGCTCTACGCCTGGCTGGCCGGCGAGGCGGCGGTGATCCGGGGACTGCGCCGGCACCTGGTCACCGAACGGGGGCTCGACCGGAGCGCGGTGGCCTTCATGGGCTACTGGCGACTCGGCCGCACCGCCGACTGACGGCCGGCCGCTTGATCGACTCGTTCTGCGGTATGTCGGCCCCATCCGGGCCACGGACACCCCGACATACCGCAAGACGAGTCGGTGGACCCGGGGGCGGCGGGTCAGGGGGCGGGGCGGTCGAGGAAGAGGAGCCGGGCGCGTTTGTGCGGCAGGTCCACCTCCGGGCCGGGCACGAATCCCGCCCGGACCAGCCGGGCGATGGCCCGGTCGTTGCGGGCGTCCGGCTCGGCGACGATCCGCCGTCGGGACTCGTCGGTCAGGACGAAGTCGAGGAACGCGCCGAGCACGGTGCCGGTGAAGCCCGGCTCGGTGCCGCCGTCGGGTGGCCCGACCATCAGGTGGATGCCGAAGTCGCCCGGCCGCACGTCGTAGCACTCGCCCACCGGGTCGGCCGCCGGCTCGTACGTCTGGAAGAGTCCCGCCGGGCGGCCGTCCCGGTGGATCAGGTACGCGTGGTGGGTGGTGAGCGAGTCCAGGTAGGCGTAGATCTCCTCGACCCGCTCCCGGCTGGCGTCCCGCATGCCCCAGAAGCGGGACCGCTCCCGGGTGACCCAGTCGTGGATCAGGTCGGCGTCGGCGGCCGGGGCGACGGGCCGGATGGTCACCTCCCCGAAGCCGTCGACGTGCCGCCGCCAGACCGGGTCAGTGAATGTCGTCATCGCGCTCCTCGGTGAGCCGGTGCCAGTCGGTGACCACGGGTGCGAGATCGCCGCGCAGCCAGTACGGCAGCTGGTCGCGGCGGTGCGGGTCGCCGGGCACCCCGGACGCCCCGAACGGCACGATCCACCGGCTGTCGTCCCGCCGGCCCAGGTCCCAGACGTACCGGGCGGCCGACGCCCGGAAGCAGAGGTGGGTGGCCCCGGGAACGCTGGAGGTGGCGAGCACGCAGTCGTGGTCGCCGGACAGGCCCGGCCACTGTTCCTCGGGGTCGGGCAGGGCCGCCCAGGGGGCGAGCCGGTGCACCTCACCCCACGGGGTCGGGGCGGTGTCGGCCGCCTCGTCGAGCGCGGCACGGGCGGCGGCGATCCGGTCGGCTGCCGGAAGGAGATCCGTGGTGAGCAGGGTCTCCAGGGCGAAGCCGACCTTCGGTACCAGGGCGAGCCAGGGGTGGAACAGCGCAGGGTACCGGGTCGGGTCGGCCAGCGGGGTCAGCGTCGGGTGGGCGGCGAGGTGGCGTACCACGATGGCCCGGACGACGGCGAAGGCGGTGGCGTCGACGCTGTCGGCGCGCATCTCGCGGTCCCAGCGCAGCATCCGGTCCCGCAGGGTGGCGGCGGCCGGGGCGAGCCCGTCCAGGCCGGCGAGGAGGGCCAGCAGCGGCTCGGCGGAGGCCAGCCGGGTGTCGGTGTGGACGGTCTTCTGGTCGTCGGCGGTCCAGTCCCGGCGGGCGGTGAGGAGTTCCCGGATCCGGTCGGCCCGGTGCGGCGGGGCGAACTCGACGCCGAGCGGTGTGGCGACGCCCCGTTCGTTGGCCATCACGGCAAGGTCGTGGACCTCGGCGCGGGGCAGGTCGTGCCAGCCGCGCCACTCGTGGCCGGGCTCCCAGGCCGGGACGACCCGCAGCCCGTTGGCCCGGTTCCGGACCGGGACCGCCCCGGCGGCCCGGTGCAGCAGACCACCGGCGGTGTCGGCGGCGAGCACCACGTTGACCGGTTCCACCCAGTGGTCGACGGCGGCGTCCACGTCGGCGACCCGGGTGGCGGCGAGCAGGGCGGGCAGCGCGGCGAAGCCGAGGTCGCCGGAGACCCGGGGCGGGTAGCGGAGGCTGATCGCCTGTTCGTCGTCGGGGCCGCCGATGATCACCGGCCCACGTGCGGTCTCGACGATCTCGACCTCGACCGGGTCGCCGTCGGCCACCTCGACCGTCTCGACGTGCCGCTCGGCGGGGTGCCAGCCGTCCGGGCCGAGCGCCTCGACGGTGTCGCCCCGGCGACGCAGCCGCTCGGCGTAGAGGTCCTGGTAGTCGGCCATCGCGTTGGTGATCGCCCAGGCCACCGTTCCGGTGTGTCCGAAGTGGGCGATTCCGGGCACGCCGGGCACGGCCAGTCCGACCACGTCGTACGCCGGGCAGGCCAGCCGGATCTGCTGGTAGATGCCGGGGTCCTCGATGAACCGGTGCGGGTCCCCGGCGACGATCGGCGACCCGCTGGCGGTCCGCGCGCCGGTGAGCAGCCAGCCGTTGCTGCCGGCGGTGTCGGGGCGGTCGGTGGCGAAGAGGCGGATCGCGTCCTCGCCGAGGTGGCGGGCGACCTCGGTCCGCCAGAGCTTGGCCGGGAAGCCGGCGAACAGGATGTGGTGGGCGAGCCAGACGGCGAGCGGGGTCCAGGGCTGCCAGTGGCCGGGGGTCAGCCCGGTGGCGGCGAACTGCGGTGCCCGGCGGGCTCCGGTGGCGAGGCCGGCGTTCACGCCGTCGACGTACGCGTGGAGCCAGGCGGCGGTGGCCGGGTCGAGGTTGTCGTGGCAGCGGCGGGCGGTGTCGGCGAGCCGGGCCTGCCGGGCGAACCGGTCCCAGTCGAGCGCGTCCGTCCCGAGGAAGGACGCGCTGGTCCCCTGTGACCGGTGCCGTTCCACCTCGATCTGCCAGGCGCGGTCGGTCGCCGCGTTGCGCCCCTGGGCGAAGGCGAGGGCGTGCGGATCGTCGGCCCGCAGGTGGGGAATTCCCCACGGATCACGGAAGACCTGATGTTCCACCCGACCCCTTCCATCGATAAGGTTTGCCTAACCTACGTAACCGAGGGGGTCACGCACAATCCCGCCTCCGTGACGGTACGCGATTCGATCACAACTCCTTGACAAGAAGTTAGGTTAGGGTAACCTAACCACGGCTCGCGTCGGTCTGTCCGTTTCCGGCTGCCGGCCGACCCTGACCGTCTCCACGCGACCGTTGAGGAAACCGCCATGAACCTCCAGGGGCACGAAGCCGCGCCGGTCCCGGCGCGACGCCGGCCGACGGCCGCCCGCGCGTACCTGCTCAACCAGGACACGGTCGACGACTACCGGCGGACGGTGGGCGCCGGGATCGACCGGGTGGCGGGCCGGGTCGCCGGAGCCGACCGTCCGTTCACCGGGATCACCCCGGACCGGCTCGCCCCCGAGATCGACCGGATCGACCTGGACCGGCCGCTGCACGACCCGGCCGCCGCCCTCGACGAACTGGACACGGTCTACCTCCGCGACGCGGTGTACTTCCACCACCCCCGCTACCTGGCCCACCTCAACTGCCCGGTGGTCATCCCGGCGCTGCTCGGCGAGGCGGTGCTCAGCGCGGTCAACTCCTCGATGGACACCTGGGACCAGAGCGCCGGCGGGACGCTGATCGAGCGCCGACTGGTCGACTGGACGACCGACCGAATCGGCCTCGGCCCGACCGCCGACGGGGTCTTCACCAGCGGCGGCACCCAGTCCAACCTCCAGGCCATGCTGATGGCCCGGGAAGAGGCCTGCGCGTCCCAGCCGCTGCCCCGGGCCGACCTGCTCCCCCGGCTGCGGGTGCTGACCTCCGAGGCCGGGCACTTCAGCGTGCAGAAGTCGGCCAAGCTGCTCGGCCTGGCCCGCGACGCGGTGGTCACCGTCGAGACCGACGCCGACCGGCGGATGCGCCCCGAGGCACTGGCCCGCGAGATCGACCGCTGCCACCGCGCCGGCCAGGTCGTGATGGCCGTCGTCGCCACCGCCGGCACCACCGACTTCGGCACCATCGATCCCCTGCCGGCCGTCGCCGAGCAGTGCCGGGCCGCCGGGGTGTGGCTGCACGTGGACGCCGCGTACGGCTGCGGTCTGCTGGTCTCGACCACCCGCCGGCACCTGCTCGACGGCATCGAGCAGGCCGACTCGGTCACCGTGGACTACCACAAGTCCTTCTTCCAGCCGGTCAGCTCCAGCGCGGTGCTGGTGCGCGACCGCCGGGTGCTGCGGCACGCCACCTACCACGCCGACTACCTCAACCCGGCCCGGATGGTCGAGCAGCGCATCCCCAACCAGGTCGACAAGAGCCTCCAGACCACCCGCCGCTTCGACGCGCTGAAGCTCTGGCTGACCCTGCGCATCATGGGGGCGGACGCCCTCGGCGCGCTCTTCGACGAGGTGGTGGACCGGGCCGCGGACGCCTACACGCTGCTCAGCACCGACCCGCGCTTCGAGGTGGTCACCCGGTCGCAGCTCAGCACGGTGGTGTTCCGGTACCTCCCGGCGGACCGTCACCTCGCCGACGCCGCCAACCTGCACGCCCGGGAGGCACTGGCCGCCTCCGGTGCCGCCGTGGTCGCCGGGACCAAGGTGGACGGTCGGCACTTCCTGAAGTTCACCCTGCTCAACCCGGAGACCACGATCGACGACATCGCGCACGTCCTGGACCTGGTCGCCGCCCACGCGAGCCGGTACGTCCGGGCGCGGACGGCCGCCGAGGTGTCGGTGCCGGCCCCCGACGTCGCCGCCGAGCCCTGCCACGTCGGCTGACCTCCCTCGCCCCGCTG encodes:
- a CDS encoding GNAT family N-acetyltransferase, with amino-acid sequence MTTFTDPVWRRHVDGFGEVTIRPVAPAADADLIHDWVTRERSRFWGMRDASRERVEEIYAYLDSLTTHHAYLIHRDGRPAGLFQTYEPAADPVGECYDVRPGDFGIHLMVGPPDGGTEPGFTGTVLGAFLDFVLTDESRRRIVAEPDARNDRAIARLVRAGFVPGPEVDLPHKRARLLFLDRPAP
- a CDS encoding iron ABC transporter permease, whose translation is MSQLSTPVRPGAATTAVPGGPLAPSRVVTAFVLAVGLVLVITAVHLTQGTSTVGALDLLRLLVGSDDEAARVLVASRIPRLLAGLAVGVALGFAGAALQSLARNPLASPDTLAVNAGAHLAIVTVAAFGISLPVFSSGVIAFVGGLLAAGLVLTLATGGQAATTRLILAGSATALALSSVTMLLMLLFEQATIGLFAWGNGSLVQADLAAFTQLAPVIAIAAALLVALGHRMDVLALGDDTATVLGLDVRRTRLLVVVLAVLLSAAAVTLAGPIGFVGLCAPVIVRLLGRIVPGVHRHRVLLPLSGLAGVVIVLGSDVLLRAVLGGQAGVDVPTGVVTTLFGAVLMVWLARRYRDAGPTRRPPGGHAAVRSRTFHLGVVTAAALVTVAAVVVGMLFGDTWVLLGDVVNWVQGRTGPAYTFVLDQRWPRVAAALLAGAALAVAGTTVQAVCRNPLAEPGILGITGGAGIGAVALLTFVPLAGVAAISGAAGLGAILAFALVYGLARQGGLSSDRLVLIGFAVWQGGTAIITFIIVTSDPWNTGKALTWLSGSTYGRTAPQILPVAIALLLSIPAVVAARRELDLLSLDDDTPRVLGVRLERTRLLALGAAALLTSTAVSAVGVIGFVGLVAPHAARALVGGRHSRVLPVAVLLGAALVSLADTLGRTVIAPAQVPAGLVTALVGTPYFVWLLWRSRGAATGPR
- a CDS encoding pyridoxal phosphate-dependent decarboxylase family protein is translated as MNLQGHEAAPVPARRRPTAARAYLLNQDTVDDYRRTVGAGIDRVAGRVAGADRPFTGITPDRLAPEIDRIDLDRPLHDPAAALDELDTVYLRDAVYFHHPRYLAHLNCPVVIPALLGEAVLSAVNSSMDTWDQSAGGTLIERRLVDWTTDRIGLGPTADGVFTSGGTQSNLQAMLMAREEACASQPLPRADLLPRLRVLTSEAGHFSVQKSAKLLGLARDAVVTVETDADRRMRPEALAREIDRCHRAGQVVMAVVATAGTTDFGTIDPLPAVAEQCRAAGVWLHVDAAYGCGLLVSTTRRHLLDGIEQADSVTVDYHKSFFQPVSSSAVLVRDRRVLRHATYHADYLNPARMVEQRIPNQVDKSLQTTRRFDALKLWLTLRIMGADALGALFDEVVDRAADAYTLLSTDPRFEVVTRSQLSTVVFRYLPADRHLADAANLHAREALAASGAAVVAGTKVDGRHFLKFTLLNPETTIDDIAHVLDLVAAHASRYVRARTAAEVSVPAPDVAAEPCHVG
- a CDS encoding iron-siderophore ABC transporter substrate-binding protein, which codes for MMRTRATLLVAAVAALALGACGTTEDPAASPSASDAASSGPVTVTDSRGKAVTLKAPATKVVALEWAEAEILASLGVMPAGVADPKGYATWVTSVKLDGTVKDVGTRGEPSVDSIVALQPDLVVMADDRGGAVVSQLEKYVPVLVTKASDAKDNIGRMRSDVTMIAQATGKTAEGEKLLADFDAAIADGKKKIADAGAAGRQFTVADGWKDGSNVTVRMFGQGAFVSQIGIQLGLKNAWTGKVDEVWGLGQTDVEGLTVLKGQDLTFFYNASDGDDVFKDGLAGNAIWKSLPFVQQNKLHRMPDGIWTFGGPLSGKQYVDEFVKVYTA
- a CDS encoding penicillin acylase family protein; amino-acid sequence: MEHQVFRDPWGIPHLRADDPHALAFAQGRNAATDRAWQIEVERHRSQGTSASFLGTDALDWDRFARQARLADTARRCHDNLDPATAAWLHAYVDGVNAGLATGARRAPQFAATGLTPGHWQPWTPLAVWLAHHILFAGFPAKLWRTEVARHLGEDAIRLFATDRPDTAGSNGWLLTGARTASGSPIVAGDPHRFIEDPGIYQQIRLACPAYDVVGLAVPGVPGIAHFGHTGTVAWAITNAMADYQDLYAERLRRRGDTVEALGPDGWHPAERHVETVEVADGDPVEVEIVETARGPVIIGGPDDEQAISLRYPPRVSGDLGFAALPALLAATRVADVDAAVDHWVEPVNVVLAADTAGGLLHRAAGAVPVRNRANGLRVVPAWEPGHEWRGWHDLPRAEVHDLAVMANERGVATPLGVEFAPPHRADRIRELLTARRDWTADDQKTVHTDTRLASAEPLLALLAGLDGLAPAAATLRDRMLRWDREMRADSVDATAFAVVRAIVVRHLAAHPTLTPLADPTRYPALFHPWLALVPKVGFALETLLTTDLLPAADRIAAARAALDEAADTAPTPWGEVHRLAPWAALPDPEEQWPGLSGDHDCVLATSSVPGATHLCFRASAARYVWDLGRRDDSRWIVPFGASGVPGDPHRRDQLPYWLRGDLAPVVTDWHRLTEERDDDIH
- a CDS encoding ABC transporter ATP-binding protein, whose protein sequence is MSGRDSHVEGLRGVDLRLGYHGATVVHDAAITLRPGAVTALVGPNGSGKSTLLRGLARLHPLEHGEVQLADGTSARTLTAREFARRVTLLAQSRPTPSGVTVRDVVGYGRHPYRGRWRAGDPDGPAMVDRAMATTGVTAMADRPVDELSGGELQRVWLATCLAQDTGVLLLDEPTTFLDLRYQVEILDLMRDLADDDRVAVGVVLHDLNQAAAVADEVVLLHAGRVRATGSPADVLTEEALTETYGIRIEVTVDPLNGLLSTRPVGRHSTRSLA
- a CDS encoding siderophore-interacting protein yields the protein MPSTLSVAPWRVFAVEVRALRRLSPSFLRVTFSGPDLDRFADNGYDQRIKVALPRTGETAAELPHGADWYQQWRTLPEESRCHIRTYTVRAVRQDVQEVDVDLVLHGDGGPATRWARRARLGDRLALVGPDAGYDGVHGGVEFRPPAVGTLLLAGDETAAPAICAILERLPANARGHALIEVPDTGDVLPVSAPSGVTVTWLPRIGAAHGSRLAPTVAALAGELLPAARPALALAGVPAGSLAEVDVDRDILWEVPDVPPAAPLYAWLAGEAAVIRGLRRHLVTERGLDRSAVAFMGYWRLGRTAD